The genomic region AATGAGCTACCAGAACACACCCAAACCTGAGAACAAAAAGAACTGTAAATAGCATGGATTAAACAACACACAATTACAGCAGCACCGAGGATAGTTTCTCTCATTcgagattaaaaaaaaagggaaaggtaAACAGAGAATAACTTAAGATAACCCAAAGTTTGGTATTAAACCTGCTTCACAGAGGAACTGGATCTAAATCTAGCTAGGCTGTCTCCCTGCCACGAGGTGCCAATCACAGATGATAAAACCTCAGAGAAAAAGGACAGTTGGAAAAATAACTGAGAAACAGGTGAAAAGCTTCAATAGCAGTGAAGGGGCCAAGTGAATTTAAGTTGAACGAGTTAACTCACAGCTCCTACAATGTGGTAGAATGTGGGACATTCAAGTTTTATCATTGCCAGCTTTGTTTTAATGCTTCATTTCTACCTTGTGATAAATTGTGGGAGCTAACACAAAGAAATGGTGACCTctgtagaaaaaacaaacaacaaaaatgaacacacaaataaaaccaagaacaaATAGCAACATAAACCTGTAGCTTTACATAGGCCCAAGTTAAAGTCAATGTGTCCTGTCCCaccatttattttcaaaataacaaaCCTCCTTTTATATTCTGAAGCTGTAAATCAAATTATCAGCTTGAATAACACCAGTGTAAGGAATGGCTGGAGATCTTAATGGCAACTTTCTCAGATACTTGTAGTGATAATACTGCTTTTTCaccactttaaaaattattattttccaatAGTAATTTCACAGTTAAACACAACCGATTTGGAACTTTCCTAAAACAGATATTTGTTACATGTTGGCCTAATTACTGACCTAATTCTGTGAGTTAAGAGTTTTTCAGATGAAACTGAGTTCAATGTCAAATGAAATTGTAAAATACAGACTGgattaaaaacacaaaaacaaacaaaaaacacacaacaaaagTAATTGAATTGCAGTATAAGTTACTCCTTCTTTAACACTTGCATATCAAATGCCACTTTTGCTACCCCAGCTCTCCTTTTTGATAGTTGATGTCGATCCTTATTTTACTAGCAGAGCtattggtgttttttttcagtgacactGGTTTGTTTCATTCACCATGAAGCTGAAGAAACATTAAGACCACAAACACTGGCGTtcttgggttgggttttttgctttcttttttttaagctagttgtacttttttaaagcattagaGGACAGTTTTAAGACAAATCTCTAATACAAAATTCAGCACTGACTTGGAAATCTAGAGACTTGGTAATCTCTTTCTAGAGAGAACTCTTTCTGGCTAAGTAAAAGGCCGAGGTTCAATACTATCAAAGGAGACTGAATATAAAATCAGTCTGGTGTTAAACAGAGCTCTCCTGGAACAATTTTTAAGTCATAAAATCGGAGTAGGGTGGGCAAGCTGTTCCGCTAGCTGTGAAGATTTTGCTTCTCCAGGTTTGCTTTCAGCTAACCGGACAGGCCCTCCAGAGGAAGCGAGGGAGAGGATGCTCCGCCTGCAGCCAGGCCGAGGGCAGCGCCTCAGGCCCCGGGGCTACCGCACCTCCCCGGGCTGCCCAGGCCAAACACAGAAGGTCCGGCTCAGAGTCCCGCGCTGCGACCCGAGAGAGAATCCGCCCAGCCCAGGGCTTCCCTCACAGCCTGGTAGGAAGAGCGGAAttaagggattttttaaaaacaagcctCCAGGTGGAGCTTCCCATCTCCTGTCCTAGCACCCACCAGACCGCGTCCCCTCGGCGGTGGCTCAGCGGTAACACAGCCACAAGCCGCCGTGTCACAACGGGCACCGACAAACCCCACGAAAAGAGACCCGAACGTGTCCCGGCCTTACGCGGGGAGGCCGCGCAGCTCCCAGGCCGCTGAGCCCGGGCCGGCCCGGCGATCTCCCGGCCCCGCTGAGGACGCGCGGTCGCCCCGGCAACGCGAACGCCGCCGCCACCCCAACGCTTCACACGAGGGAGTCGAGCACCGACACCACCGATAGGCGGCTCCGCGGCCCCGCCCCCGGCAGCGCGGGCGGCGAATGGGCTGATCGAAAGCCGCGGTGGTGGCGCGGCGGATGAATTCGGGGCTCGGCCGACCCTGCCTGGAGCGCGGGGGGTTCAACCGGacgccccgctccgctccggCAGCGGCCGTTGCTCCGCCGTCCCGCTCCGCCCATGGCCTCCGCGCTGGTGAGGGCTCGGCCCCGGCCCCGGACAGGCAGGGAGGTTCCGCGGCGGGCAGCCCAGCCGTGGCCGCGGGGCCGGCGGGTGTCGCCTGGCGCAGAGGGCTGCGCGGTTACAGCCGGTGCCAGGGCTTAGGGAGCGCTCGCCGCCCGTGCTGCCGCTCGTATGGGACGTTTGATGGCCTCTGGAGaggggcggcggggaggggacaggaggaagggaggtgggtgctgggccGCCCCTATCCGGGGGCTGACGGTGGTCACTCTCTTCGCCAGGACGATCCCGTCTTGATCCGGTCATTCCGAGGCCACAGAGCAGCGGTGACGGGCGTCGCCTTTAATGCGGACGCTGCGGGGCTGGGTGAGTGCCGGGAGGCGGCGGCAGGGCCGGGCGCCGTTTGTTTTCCGGGCGGGGcgttttttctctctccttccctccttccctggcaGCTGCCGGAGCCGCCGGGCGGTTCCGGGCTCAGGTCCGGGCGCGGAGGCGGGGCGGGCTCCCGCGCCGGCCGGGCGGGCCGAGGAGTCTCTGCCTCTTCCTTAAGCGACAACTTTTTGAGCAAACCACAAGGCGGGAGGAGGGGTTTGTCCCGCGGcgagagaggaggaggaggaggaggaggaagttAGTGAGGGGAGCGCCGAGccggaggggtgggggggggctgctgctccGTGCCTCCGCTGCTGCCCCGCTCCCCCCCGCCGCCGTCCTCCTGGAAACCTCCGCGCCCGCCTCCGAGAGAGTGGATGCGAACTCGGCCGGCGGCCCCAGCCCGCAGCTGGCAGCGCTTGCAGCTCTCTCCCGTCCTGGGTGCGCGGGGGGAGCCGGCAGTAGTTTACAGAGCTCCTCTCTGCTAGGGGTTGCTTTTCATCGCCCACCATGAGGATCCGTCTGGCGAGAAGATGGACCTGGGTCCGCAAAAGCTGCGTGTTTCTCGGCTTCTTGATGATCGCTTACTTTGTGGTCGAGCTGTCGGTTTCTTCTTTCGGTGCCTCCCTCACCGGGGAGAGCATCACCAAAGGGAAATGGGAGAGACGCTTTTctgacagagcaggagaagctgtggattTGGCTCGTCCCGTCTATGACAAACCCCCGCCTGATCCGTATGCCCCAGGAGAATGGGGTAAGCCCTCACGCCTGAATTTGAGtcctgaggaaaagaaacaggaagagGAGCTGATCGAGAAGTAtgcaattaatatttatttgagTGATAAAATCTCTCTCCACCGGCACATTGAAGATAATCGACTGAGTGGCTGTAAAGCTAAATCTTATGACTACAGAAAACTGCCCACAACATCTGTTGTAATTGCTTTTTACAATGAAGCCTGGTCAACGTTGCTGAGAACCATACATAGTGTTCTTGAAACATCACCTTCAGTGcttctaaaagaaattatacTGGTGGATGACTTGAGTGATAAAGTGTACTTGAAGGCTGAGCTTGAAAAATACATAAGCAGCCTGAAAAGAGTTCGTTTGATAAGAACCAACAAACGAGAAGGATTGGTTCGTGCCCGCTTAATTGGTGCTACTTTTGCTGCTGGTGAGGTCCTCACATTTCTGGACTGTCACTGTGAATGTGTCTCCGGCTGGCTGGAACCACTGCTTGAGAGGATTGCTGAGAATGAGTCTGTCATTGTCTGTCCTGTCATTGACACCATTGACTGGAAAACATTTGAATACTACATGCAAACGGCAGAGCCCATGATTGGGGGTTTTGACTGGCGGCTGACGTTCCAGTGGCACTCGGTGCCTAAACACGAACGTCTCCGGCGCAAATCGGAAACTGACCCAATCAGGTCCCCGACCATGGCTGGTGGCTTGTTTGCTGTCAGCAAGAAGTATTTTGAGTACCTGGGTACCTACGATACAGGAATGGATGTTTGGGGAGGGGAGAACTTAGAATTATCGTTTAGGGTTTGGCAGTGCGGAGGCATGCTGGAAATTCATCCGTGCTCCCACGTGGGCCACGTGTTCCCAAAGCGTGCGCCCTATGCTAGGCCAAATTTCCTTCAGA from Heliangelus exortis chromosome 1, bHelExo1.hap1, whole genome shotgun sequence harbors:
- the GALNT4 gene encoding polypeptide N-acetylgalactosaminyltransferase 4; amino-acid sequence: MRIRLARRWTWVRKSCVFLGFLMIAYFVVELSVSSFGASLTGESITKGKWERRFSDRAGEAVDLARPVYDKPPPDPYAPGEWGKPSRLNLSPEEKKQEEELIEKYAINIYLSDKISLHRHIEDNRLSGCKAKSYDYRKLPTTSVVIAFYNEAWSTLLRTIHSVLETSPSVLLKEIILVDDLSDKVYLKAELEKYISSLKRVRLIRTNKREGLVRARLIGATFAAGEVLTFLDCHCECVSGWLEPLLERIAENESVIVCPVIDTIDWKTFEYYMQTAEPMIGGFDWRLTFQWHSVPKHERLRRKSETDPIRSPTMAGGLFAVSKKYFEYLGTYDTGMDVWGGENLELSFRVWQCGGMLEIHPCSHVGHVFPKRAPYARPNFLQNTARAAEVWMDEFKEHFYNRNPSARKENYGDISERKILRERLKCKGFDWYLKNIFAELHVPEDRPGWHGAIRSAGIASECLDYVLPEHNPTGAHLSLFGCHGQGGNQFFEYTSNKEIRFNSVTELCAEVPEHEDYIGMRSCPKDGSPIPEIIIWYFKEDGTIYHPHSGKCLTAYRTAEGRADVEMRTCNAADKNQIWKFEK